A segment of the Epinephelus fuscoguttatus linkage group LG23, E.fuscoguttatus.final_Chr_v1 genome:
AACTCACACCGTGTTATTTGGTTTATTgactttcttttgttttttttttttgttttttgaatgttttctaCAGAGGTGTCAAGAATATACAGAATATTTCAACTAATaaagtttaacattttaaaagagaGGTAATTTGTAACATAATGAAATACTTGAAGTGAAATACTACAAACACTTCTGTTGCAAGTGTTGTTCCTCCCTTAATCAGTATCTCCTCCATCTGTCACATGCAAACGCCAGCCGACCTGGAAGACATACAGGTTGGAAATTTATGTCAATACAGTGATAAAATAAGCCTATTTAAAGAAATCCCTTAAAATTAAATATGTAACTTTCTGTTGTCTGGATAAAGTACTGTGGTATTTCACTGGCACAATGCGAAATAACTTAGTCCAACAAGAGTCCTGCAAAGTAAGTATTATGTCATTGCAGTATCTGCATGGAGACAGTCTGACACGCTGCTCATAGAGAAGCTTTGGCCCTGTGTCTACCAAAGCAATTTTTTCCCCAGCTGAAAATGCCGAGCTTGGAGCATTTGAGAACGCTTTGGGgacactgtgttgttgttttctttagcTGGGATGCTTTGGTtgtgtctggttgctatgatacagaataCATGATAGAGAAAGATGTTGGTCCAAGCTGGAGTACTtaagttcaattcaatttatttGTTACATGAAATCATAAATATGATTTCAGTAAAATGACTGGTTGTCAGATCCTTCAATATTTAGAAGTGgtaggaataaataaatgtcaaaatttAGCACGGTCACACTCAGAAGTCGTCAAAATCAGgctcttgggcagtgacttacagTGTCAGAAAGCAACGAAAAAGGcctcctttaatgtcagcatgatacacagaGGGAAACACGACAGGACAAGAACagaagttaaggtggcgaaagtccaagtggggcaggAGGGGTTGTGgaatgagtccaacaaacaccaaccttcacCTGCTAGAGAGGCGTTCACATCCTGCAAGATTCTAAAGccagaccctgttcttttttcctaaacctaaccacaggcTTTTGTTGTGGTGACCAGCCGTGCATCATACTGttaaggacagcttttttcatcattgTCCGATAcgggaagtcactgcccaagcaccgaatttcaatgacttcagagtgagaccaggatGAAAAAGCTGACTGTATAGCAAAATGTGTTCCTCACCTGCTTGTGCAAGAAGAGATCGCCAAAAAGAGGTCAGGGTAGCTGCCAGAATTGCCAAAACAAAAACGTTATGTGACTTAAGaaggtcatggtccaaaaggtAACATCAGAACAGCTCTCTGAAATCTACTGAGAACATAAcaactaatttatttatttttcctcagtACCTTTCTTCCAGTGAAGCAGTCCCAACACCAACACCAGAAGCACAAATGAAATGATACCAACAATCTGTAGAATGGTGCTTTTAGAGCAGCATTTATCATTTGAGGGTAGGTCTTTGTGGAACCCTGGAAGAAAAATCGTTATCACTGACACAGGAAGCCGCATATTAAGAAGAATCTTTGGCTATGTTTGTGACATTGTCTCACTTCTGACAGCAAGCCAGCTTTCTGCTGATTCTTCAGTTTGAGAGATTCTGCACTTGTAGAATCCTTCATCTGACTTAAAAACACTCCGGAGAGTCAGGTGTCCTGCAGAATTACCCTCGATAAGGTCGCCATCTTTATAGAAATAAGCTCTAAGGATAGAGGTCTTCTTATTTCTACAGTGCAGAGTCACAGCATCTCCCACCGTCACAGGGGTGACAGGACTCTCCAAGATCACAGAACCAGCTGAACAACACAGATGAAAAAGATATTATTAAATGTCCCAAATATGTTTTGTGCATTCTCAGAATATAACCATAAATACAATATGAGTTCCTAATCATACCAGTGACGGTGATGTTGACAgtgttgcttttcttttctccagCCTCACACCAGTACACTCCACTGTCTAATGAAAAGGCAGGGTTAATTTTGCAGGATCCTGTTGACGGCTTCTCTGGAGCAGCACATATTGTGATGTTTCCCTTGATCTTCCTCATCACTCTCCATCCATTCACCCCATCCAGCCCCTCACAGTTGACAACAAAGGAATCATATTGATagtgctgctgtctgtttgGATTAACACGAGGGAAAACTGCATCCATGGCAGAGACACAAAGAATGAGATGTAGTCAATTACAAGTAtcttttaacattaaaaaaatatgttctaGTCCAACAAAATGATTTTAGTACAAAGTTAAAACACTGCCGAGGACATTGCATGTTGAGAAATTGCTAATTGTTAAGTGTCCACTGGATGTAGCCACAGAACAGGATAACATGCCCCTACTGGAGAGGAACGGCTGCTTGTCCAGCCGCCAGCCAGTATGCCAGTGTACACTGGACAAGTGAGCTGACGGTGGTGTCGATAGTAGCTATGGCTTTCACAGGCTCATGATAGGAAGTTAGTACATGGTTGCTTGATGGTTGCTCTGTTGTTAAGGGTGGTTGCCAGGTTGTTCCTAGGGTGTTTTGGATGAGAGAGTGCTGCATGATTGCCAGGgctttgtatgtgtttgtagCAGTAATAGGGGGACGGGTCATTGTTCTGACAGATCATATTTCCATGGCACCAGTCGTCTGAAAAATGGCCCACTGGACCCGAAGCACAGTTGTCTGACAACCTGGTATTCTGAAAACAAACGTGCATTGCTCCGAAGGCTATACACTCTCCcaaaacagaagcacatggctaTTATTATGCGACATGACACTATTGCCACTTTGTCTGTGGCCTTTGacatctacatattacatgCTATGTATCCTTTCTCCGTCAGCTGTTGAATgctaacaaaaaacacatggttaggtaaGGATAAGGCAGCAAAACCATGTGGTTAggcttattaaaaaaaaaaaaaaaaaaaaaaaaaacattatggtttggctctacattcatacaggaaacaaacactggcATCCAGGGtaaaagtccagggtttgttggagcCATTCACAACGGAGCCAGAGTAAGGTTGGGTCATACCATCGGCGCAATGAGCATTTGTTTTTGATACTGGTCTGTTGGACAAACGGCCTTCGGTTCActgggacatttttcagactgtTGGGGCTTGGTAATTGTGAGCCATTGGAATAATGTTATGGCACCAACAGCAGTATGCAGTAGACTGACAAGATGAGAAGCAATAGCAGTTTTCAGTGGTTCACAGGCCTTTGTCCGAACAGGCAGCTTGACATGTGATAacatatgttacattttgtttgCAGTTATAATGGAGGTGAGTGGGATAAATGTCATCTGCCATTTGGATGGTCATATCTGAAGAAACACCTTTCTTTGCAGTGTCTTTCACAGGGTAAATCACTAAGTAATTAATTACTACTTACGAGCTttctgagaaaaacaaaggtgaATCTGAGCAACAGCCAGCAGCAACACATTTATCACTAAAGACACAAAAGAAGTGAGTCGACATACAGCAGTAAACAGATGCTTATCTATTCAGATTcttatcatttattttgtacTCCATATTATCATGTTTTGTAATATCTCAACAGTAGCTCAATATCTCAACCCTGCCTCAcgttcaggcaacaaaacacactggTTTGGCAAAGTGGTAGTTTGGATTGAGCCTCATGAAGGTAAATATGAGCAGTCTCGTGCTTCAATTTTTCATATTCAACCAAAATGCTAACTTTAACCCAACTTATCTAAACAACCACAGATATACTAATTGTGCTCACTGATCATTGTTGCATTCTCTTTCCCAATCTGACAGCACATACTGCAGAGAGAAGTACAACTGTATTAATCATATAGCATTTGGAGACCGTCCCAGTACTCACACAGTCTGATGCAGAGAGCTGTGACCTTCATGGTGTCTTGATGCTGACTGACAGACCAAAGAGCAGCTGGAATGTGATGTAGGTGAGaactctctttctctgcagCTTATTTCTGGTGACAGACGCAGCAGCTGGTTTGTGGTTTCTGCAAGAGAGTGGCTGTGTGTGACAGTCTGAAGCACTCGTCATTGTTAATATTCCAGTAATCGCTTTGGTTTCTAAACTTTCATGGCCATGCTGACATCATCTGGGAAACTAGCTAGGATCTACAAAAGCAGATTTTCTTTATCaaactgggttttttttcacttttgtcaCCAGCAGCCTCTGTGAGGAGAGTCTTTGGGACATGGTACtttataggtccagtttgtctcactctgcagcagaaCCATCATGTCCACTCTTTACCTCTTGCAGCAGGAGTAAACTGGGCTCCTCTTTGTCGCCATGTGTGCTGTTGAAGACAGTCTCCTACTGTCCACACTGTGCTGAACTCACTCGTGATCAGTCCCACTCTGCCCTCTGCAGTAAATCAGCCACTTAACACACCATTGTCACAGGCTTCTCTTTTAACTATTTTCCCCATTCGGCTCAACAAACATTATTTTAGCGCCACAGCTTCCTTATTTCATAAAACATAAGTGCAGCTGGAAGTATTGtactttaattttattacttCAGTAATACAGAAACTAAAGTGTGCTGTCCCAGTGTATCCAGCCAGTGCTTGCTTTAGAATATTATCAGATTTCACTCCGTCTCTCACGCTAACATGAGAGGTTAAAGTACACAAGATTTTATTGGTGGACTTCGGCTGTGTTTTCCACTAAGATGAGGTGACTTCCACTTACAACAGGTATGTTATACATATCATTTTCAGGGTTTAAGTTCTCAGATGTGTCATGTGGCGTGTTTCCAGAATAAACCAATCGGCCATCGCTGATTCCCTTTGAAGGATCTTTTTGTGAATAATGGTGACTCATAGGAATAGACAGTAAATAACAGCGAGCTAATGGTGCATTAATCCTAAAAATACTGTAActttgaaaaattcaacagcgTTGGAATTTAAACAATCATGTAAGTCACTGTGTGTTAACCAGTTTATTATGAAGTCTTTTGCTTCTGAGCTTTCAGTGATTGCAGtcaacatgtagttacatttatgGAGGAGACTGCATAGATAAAGAACAGGGACGttacatatatacagtaaagAGTAAAACTGGACACAGATCATCCAAAGTGCTGTTATTTTCACAATGCAATCGtatattaaatgaaataaacaagtcttcacatctgtgtgtgaacatggacataaaaataaaaacagaaatgagcTGCAGAGGAGTATGAAGGTGGGGGTTGCTGCTACCTTATAACAGTCcacagaaagtgtttcagcCATGTTTTTCAGTCGTCCATCTCACACATATCTGATGGAACAGATAAGcttatattttaattaattcagtacTTGACACATGCTGTGACAGCTCGCGTTTCACTCCTGTTTTATATGTAAATGTGACctgaagtgtttcttttttagattttaagtctattttttctccattttacaTGCATAACTATGATGATTGTGTTTTCGGCTCTTGCTGCTGCCAAAATGCAGATGACCTCCATTCTATACTGTGCCTGAACTCATCCTGTGTAGACACATATGGTGCACTAAAGCTGCTGCTCATTCCAAGCCAACTGTGTAAACACAGTGTTAATCTTGTTAGAACCACAGTAACATCAAGAGAATGGTAATCAGGGATGGGAAGAATATGCTACTTGCATTAAATGTGCCAGAAATACCAACATGGTCTCATCCCAGATCGTCAAATagtgccactttgtcagtggacctaaacATCAAGAAATAATGTGCTAGGTTGCCTCCTGCTTTGGTTTTGGGTGTTCACGGACGGCGTCTCAATTGTTAAGTGTCGTTCAGGCTCTTTATCCTACAGCACTTGCTATTGGCATCAGAAATAGCTGGTGCTCTGTATGATGGTATCTGATGCTGAAATCATTGCCAAGATGGTATTTTGGAGTGGGAACGGACTAGAAATGCATGTGGTCACTTAAAGACAAAACAGTTTGAGCAAGTAGACTGCCTTCAGTTTTTATAGCTTCAGTCTGAATACATATGTCAATTTTGACTGATCTACTCTTTTGTCTTACAGTTACAGTCTGAGGAAAATGAAGATGATTCACCTGAAAGACGGACTGTCCCTCAGGTCACAGCTCACTGAGTTTAGTGCTTTGGCTGTTCATTATGCTGTTGCCTACCTTCTCATGACGCACTCATGTGTTGGTATGTTACACACAGAAGCCTTGGTGTAAAATAATAGTCatacagtgacatcacagtcaTGTGAGGACAAAAGACTCAATTTCTGTAGCCATCTTTTTATATGAAGCAGAACAGTGGTAAAAATACACAGCTAAACAAAACTCAGCATTTTTGCagcattgtttgtgttttgtcacaacaaacaataaattgttGTTCAacctaacaaaaacacacattgacaGACAATGAGCAGGACATTATAAGACAGAGGTGTTTCTTCCTCAGGTCAGTCTGGGATGATTAGTCTGTCTCAGCCAATAGTGGCAACGGTTGGTGATGACATAATTTTGCCATGTCGTCTGGAACCTGCCGTGGATGTGGTATCTAGGGCTGTGGAGTGGGCAAGACTCGACCTGAACCCAAGGTTTGTCCATGTGAGACGAGACGGTGCGGAGCTTTTGATTGACCAGAATCCGTCCTACTTGGGGAGGACATCGATCTCAGTCCACAAACTGAAGTATGGAGACGTGTCGTTGAAACTCTCTAAGCTGAAACTGTCTGATAATGGAACATACAGATGTTACATTCCAGAGCTGAATAAAGGCTCTACTGTTCAGCTTATTGTTGGTAAGTGGGCACTGATCATTTTGGACTACCTCTGGACATTTTTTTACAAAATCCTTAATGTAGGTCTAATGGTAATGGctgtttattttgaatattttttgtgcACAATATTTGATTAAATATTGACATCATTGATTTTACTGAAGCCGTTTTGTTATGTGGATTTATGTGGAAACTTCACATCTTCTGTTTCCCTTCTAGGTGTTTTCTCTTCCCCAAGCATCAGCATTGCCAGAGATAGCGGAGCTGCAGTGATGTTAGACTGTGAGTCTGCAGGCTGGTATCCAGAGCCTGAGGTGTTGTGGCTGGACGGTGAGGGAAAGCTCCTCTCTGCTGGACctacagagacagtcagaggtcCTGATGACCTCTATACTGtcagcagcagagtgactgtggAGAAGAGACACGGCAACAGCTTCACCTGTAGAGTCCAACAGAGGAACATCAGCCTGacaagatacacacacattcatgttgcAGGtagacaaataataataaaatcaggATTTGATTACTGGCCTAATGTCAAACTGTTGAAGCTTAGTATGAACCAACAAGTGTTGTGTTTTGCCTTTTTAATCATTCCAGATAATGTCCTCGTGGTCCCATCTTGCTTCATTGTTCATGTCAGCATTAGCTTGGCCGCTTGCTTCATTTCTGTCCTCACAGTCATCTTCATTGTGAAGAAATGTGGACTGAACAGTAAGtcactgttttctttattaattttgattttaatgacAACTGACTGTCACCACTATTGAATGATGTTAATGCTAAAATtataatctgtaaaaaaaattaacaaatacattttaaaaaagagaatttgatgcatgcttttatgtATACAGAGACCAGTGCTCACCACTGGGATGATAGCATACAGACTGAACttggaaaaagagagaagatcCCAACATCCAGAACCACCACGGAGCATCTGTCCATGACTGAAggaacaaacagagagaaactcatGGGAGAAGGGAATGAGAAAGCTGATGGTCTGGACGAGACGGACACAGACCTCAAGGGAGGCTTACTGGGGGCACATTTAGACCAGGTAATGAGGAACTTGGAGGACCAGAAGACGGCTCTGGaaaaacagatagataaacTCAAGTCAGGACAGCTGGAGGTGCTGAAACGGATATGGGAGAGCGAGAAGAAGCTTGAGAATCCTGCCTCatttgacagagagagaaaacagcagaAGCGTGAAGCAGCTAAAAGGGAACTagagaagagaaaacaagaaCATGACGAACTGCTACAGACCATGGAGACTCTACTGGAGACAACAAAGGAGATAATTACTaaagtgaaaacaaataaaGGAAAAACTAGAGAAGGATAAGTAACGAATAAATAAACATCTGAAGGAGAAACAGACAAATTTACATTGAGGAAATAATTAAGGCTGAGCAGtcaaacaaaaaagcaacagACAGACCAAAAAGGTCATTCATCAGGTACAAAtattggttttgtatttcttgaTCTACAACTAAAAATTAAACTGTTTAAAGGCATacaaaagcaaaccaaaaccagGAGAAGGCTATTCAAATGTGTGATTTGTTTAGATACATTGTAAACAGGTTAAAGCAgctttttaatttcttcttttcAGATCAGACAAAATCTCTCGGTTTCAGTAAGTAACTTGTCAGAATATATTGTTAATTCGATTTTTACTCagattttaattttgtaataaCCAAGTATGTTAACACTTCTGTCTTTTTCAACTGTGTAAT
Coding sequences within it:
- the LOC125883969 gene encoding uncharacterized protein LOC125883969 isoform X1, encoding MLDCESAGWYPEPEVLWLDGEGKLLSAGPTETVRGPDDLYTVSSRVTVEKRHGNSFTCRVQQRNISLTRYTHIHVAGRQIIIKSGFDYWPNVKLLKLSMNQQVLCFAFLIIPDNVLVVPSCFIVHVSISLAACFISVLTVIFIVKKCGLNKTSAHHWDDSIQTELGKREKIPTSRTTTEHLSMTEGTNREKLMGEGNEKADGLDETDTDLKGGLLGAHLDQVMRNLEDQKTALEKQIDKLKSGQLEVLKRIWESEKKLENPASFDRERKQQKREAAKRELEKRKQEHDELLQTMETLLETTKEIITKVKTNKGKTREG
- the LOC125884272 gene encoding uncharacterized protein LOC125884272; its protein translation is MDAVFPRVNPNRQQHYQYDSFVVNCEGLDGVNGWRVMRKIKGNITICAAPEKPSTGSCKINPAFSLDSGVYWCEAGEKKSNTVNITVTAGSVILESPVTPVTVGDAVTLHCRNKKTSILRAYFYKDGDLIEGNSAGHLTLRSVFKSDEGFYKCRISQTEESAESWLAVRSETMSQTYTILQIVGIISFVLLVLVLGLLHWKKATLTSFWRSLLAQAGRLAFACDRWRRY
- the LOC125883969 gene encoding uncharacterized protein LOC125883969 isoform X2, with the protein product MLDCESAGWYPEPEVLWLDGEGKLLSAGPTETVRGPDDLYTVSSRVTVEKRHGNSFTCRVQQRNISLTRYTHIHVADNVLVVPSCFIVHVSISLAACFISVLTVIFIVKKCGLNKTSAHHWDDSIQTELGKREKIPTSRTTTEHLSMTEGTNREKLMGEGNEKADGLDETDTDLKGGLLGAHLDQVMRNLEDQKTALEKQIDKLKSGQLEVLKRIWESEKKLENPASFDRERKQQKREAAKRELEKRKQEHDELLQTMETLLETTKEIITKVKTNKGKTREG